A genome region from Alistipes dispar includes the following:
- a CDS encoding aminoacyl-histidine dipeptidase: MSAITSLEPRIVWEQFDAITRVPRPSKKEGRIIEFLVAFAEKHGIEYSKDATGNVVMRKPATPGYEDRPGVILQSHMDMVCEKRSDVVFDFERDAIRTRIDGGWVKAEGTTLGADCGIGMAAALAVLLDPAAQHGPLEALFTVDEETGLTGAFGLGEGMLTGKYLLNLDSEDEGELFIGCAGGIDTLATFRYTAGAAPADYAYFRVGVSGLQGGHSGDDIDKGRVNSNKVVARFLWAAMQEFDLRLSRFDGGNLRNAIPREAWAVFGVPAGRKAGFAAFCERFAADLGAEFRLREPSFRIDFSETERPASVIDAATQRGLVYALAGVPNGVVEMSFAVPGLVETSTNLASVKFEGEDRIVVTSSQRSSVESAKLCVMRSVEAVFALAGAEVVHSDGYPGWEPDPASHLLEVTAGAYERLFGTKPRVRAIHAGLECGLFLEKYPRLEMVSFGPTLRGVHSPDERLEIATVPRFWELLLETLRSL; encoded by the coding sequence ATGTCAGCAATCACCTCGCTGGAACCCCGCATCGTCTGGGAGCAGTTCGATGCCATCACGCGGGTTCCGCGCCCTTCGAAGAAAGAGGGCAGGATCATCGAATTTCTCGTCGCGTTCGCCGAGAAGCACGGCATCGAATACAGTAAGGACGCCACGGGCAACGTCGTGATGCGCAAGCCCGCCACCCCGGGTTACGAGGACCGTCCGGGCGTGATCCTGCAATCGCACATGGACATGGTCTGCGAGAAGCGTTCGGACGTCGTGTTCGACTTCGAACGCGACGCCATCCGCACGCGCATCGACGGCGGGTGGGTGAAGGCCGAAGGAACGACGCTCGGCGCCGACTGCGGCATCGGCATGGCCGCCGCATTGGCCGTGCTGCTCGACCCCGCGGCGCAGCACGGGCCGCTGGAGGCACTCTTCACCGTCGATGAGGAGACGGGGCTCACCGGAGCCTTCGGACTGGGGGAGGGGATGCTCACGGGCAAATACCTTCTGAACCTCGATTCGGAGGACGAGGGCGAGTTGTTCATCGGCTGCGCCGGCGGCATCGACACCCTCGCCACGTTCCGTTACACGGCCGGGGCGGCACCTGCCGACTACGCCTATTTCCGCGTCGGGGTCTCGGGATTGCAGGGCGGCCATTCGGGCGACGACATCGACAAGGGCCGCGTCAATTCGAACAAGGTCGTGGCGCGTTTCCTGTGGGCCGCGATGCAGGAGTTCGACCTGCGGCTGAGCCGTTTCGACGGCGGCAATCTCCGCAATGCCATTCCGCGCGAGGCATGGGCCGTCTTCGGCGTGCCGGCCGGCCGCAAGGCCGGGTTCGCCGCCTTCTGCGAGCGGTTCGCCGCCGACCTCGGAGCCGAATTCCGCCTGCGCGAGCCGTCGTTTAGGATCGACTTTTCGGAGACGGAGCGCCCCGCGTCGGTCATCGACGCCGCGACGCAGCGGGGGCTGGTCTATGCGCTCGCGGGCGTGCCGAACGGCGTCGTGGAAATGTCGTTCGCCGTGCCGGGGCTGGTCGAGACCTCCACGAATCTCGCCTCGGTGAAGTTCGAGGGCGAGGACCGCATCGTCGTCACCTCGTCGCAGCGTTCCTCGGTCGAGAGCGCCAAGCTCTGTGTCATGCGGAGCGTCGAGGCGGTCTTCGCGCTGGCCGGGGCCGAGGTCGTCCATTCGGACGGCTATCCGGGCTGGGAGCCCGACCCCGCGTCGCACCTGCTGGAGGTGACCGCCGGCGCCTACGAACGGCTGTTCGGCACGAAGCCCAGGGTCCGTGCGATTCACGCCGGGCTGGAATGCGGGCTTTTCCTCGAAAAATATCCCCGTCTGGAAATGGTCTCCTTCGGGCCGACCCTGCGCGGCGTCCATTCGCCCGACGAGCGGCTCGAAATCGCCACGGTCCCCAGGTTTTGGGAGCTGCTGCTGGAGACGCTGCGTAGCCTCTGA
- a CDS encoding glutamine synthetase family protein — protein MNTTLNPDPLVRFLGKPRAAFTRSDIVRYVRENGIEMINLRYPGADGRLKTLNFVVNDEDYLESILTCGERVDGSSLFPYIEAGASDLYVVPRYRTAFRNPFGGIPAVDILCSYYTKDGEPLDMAPEQTLRRAHEELRRATGLDFHVMGELEFYVVSPKQDLFLAADQRGYHESTPFNKGAAFRAQAMKYIAQAGGEIKYGHSEVGNFTQGDRMYEQNEIEFLPTDLESAADQLVVAKWIIRTLACEYGVDVTFAPKITAGKAGSGLHVHTRLMRGERNAMVGPDGSLSDEALKAIAGYLWLAPSLTAFGNTNPTSYFRLVPHQEAPTNICWGDRNRSVLVRVPLGWSAGAGRMACDANPLERPATPDVNLKQTVEFRCPDGSADIYLLLAGLAVAARHGFEMENGTQYARDRYVDVNIFDERHRKVLARLNRLPASCEESARRLEEHRAVYERHGVFSPRLIDGLVARLAAFRDADLRRELAGDEEKVRKLVETYFYCG, from the coding sequence ATGAACACGACGCTCAATCCCGACCCGCTGGTGCGCTTTCTCGGAAAGCCCCGGGCAGCTTTCACCCGTTCGGACATCGTCCGGTATGTCCGGGAGAACGGAATCGAAATGATCAACCTGCGTTATCCGGGGGCCGACGGCCGCCTGAAGACGCTCAACTTCGTCGTCAACGACGAGGATTACCTGGAGAGCATCCTCACGTGCGGCGAACGCGTGGACGGGTCGAGCCTCTTTCCCTACATCGAGGCCGGGGCGAGCGACCTGTACGTCGTGCCGCGATACCGCACGGCGTTCCGCAATCCCTTCGGCGGGATTCCCGCCGTGGACATCCTGTGCAGCTACTACACGAAGGACGGCGAACCGCTCGACATGGCTCCCGAGCAGACCCTCCGCCGTGCGCACGAGGAGCTGCGGCGCGCGACCGGGCTGGACTTTCACGTGATGGGCGAGCTGGAGTTCTACGTCGTCTCGCCGAAACAGGATCTTTTTCTGGCCGCCGACCAGCGGGGCTACCACGAATCGACGCCCTTCAACAAGGGCGCCGCGTTCCGTGCGCAGGCCATGAAATACATCGCCCAGGCGGGCGGCGAGATCAAGTACGGTCACTCCGAGGTGGGGAACTTCACGCAGGGCGACCGCATGTACGAGCAGAACGAGATCGAATTCCTTCCCACGGACCTCGAGTCCGCCGCCGATCAGCTCGTGGTGGCCAAATGGATCATCCGCACGCTGGCCTGCGAGTACGGCGTGGACGTGACGTTCGCGCCGAAGATCACTGCGGGCAAGGCCGGCAGCGGTCTGCATGTCCACACGCGTCTGATGCGCGGGGAGCGCAACGCGATGGTGGGGCCGGACGGCTCGCTGTCGGACGAGGCTCTGAAGGCCATCGCGGGCTACCTCTGGCTGGCTCCTTCGCTGACCGCCTTCGGCAACACCAATCCCACCTCCTATTTCCGGCTCGTTCCGCATCAGGAGGCGCCCACGAATATCTGCTGGGGCGACCGCAACCGCTCGGTGCTCGTGCGCGTGCCGCTGGGCTGGAGCGCAGGGGCGGGCCGCATGGCCTGCGACGCCAATCCGCTGGAGCGGCCCGCGACGCCGGACGTGAACCTCAAGCAGACCGTCGAGTTCCGCTGTCCCGACGGCTCGGCTGACATCTACCTGCTGCTGGCCGGACTGGCCGTCGCTGCGCGCCACGGCTTCGAGATGGAGAACGGCACGCAGTACGCCCGCGACCGCTATGTGGACGTCAATATCTTCGACGAGCGGCATCGGAAGGTGCTGGCGCGGCTGAACCGGCTTCCCGCCTCGTGCGAGGAGTCGGCGCGGCGGCTGGAGGAGCACCGGGCCGTTTACGAGCGCCACGGCGTCTTCTCGCCGCGCCTGATCGACGGACTCGTCGCACGCCTCGCGGCTTTCCGAGACGCCGACCTGCGGCGGGAGCTGGCCGGGGACGAAGAGAAGGTCCGCAAGCTGGTCGAAACCTATTTTTATTGCGGCTGA
- the ispF gene encoding 2-C-methyl-D-erythritol 2,4-cyclodiphosphate synthase produces the protein MDFRIGHGYDVHALEEGLHLVLGGVEIPHTKGCVAHSDGDVAIHAVCDALLGAAALGDIGLHFPDTSADFKGIDSKILLRRVAELLRREGYEIGNVDCTIRMQRPKLRPHIDAMRAAMAEAMGVETDRVSVKATTTERLGFEGREEGVSVSAVALIYRE, from the coding sequence ATGGATTTCAGAATAGGACACGGATACGACGTGCACGCCCTCGAAGAGGGGCTGCATCTGGTGTTGGGCGGGGTCGAAATCCCCCACACGAAGGGGTGCGTGGCGCATTCGGACGGCGACGTGGCGATACACGCCGTGTGCGACGCGCTGCTGGGTGCGGCGGCGCTGGGCGATATCGGGCTGCACTTCCCCGACACGTCGGCCGACTTCAAGGGCATCGACTCGAAAATTCTGCTGCGCCGCGTGGCGGAGCTGCTGCGCCGCGAGGGATACGAGATCGGCAACGTGGACTGCACGATCCGGATGCAGCGCCCCAAACTGCGTCCCCATATCGACGCCATGCGCGCGGCGATGGCCGAAGCGATGGGCGTGGAGACGGACCGCGTGTCGGTCAAGGCGACGACGACCGAACGGCTCGGGTTCGAAGGCCGGGAGGAGGGCGTGTCGGTCTCGGCCGTGGCGCTGATCTACCGGGAATAA
- a CDS encoding DUF4251 domain-containing protein, with product MKKTVIIVLGLLMCAAAVTVIGQKKVLSPKQERREVREKRRAERIANYEQFMDSLVQSRNFQFNPQSMQRQPAGPLRQIMNPEFSLGIWDGTADICLPYIKGYVAPYYVTIINYTVSDLQGYTTEQTQEGWMVSFSTSLFSASTYTFTLEIFSRTGGANLTITNPWYNPVQYTGTISQFY from the coding sequence ATGAAAAAAACAGTCATCATCGTACTCGGGCTGCTGATGTGTGCGGCGGCCGTCACCGTCATCGGACAGAAAAAGGTGCTCTCTCCGAAACAGGAGCGCCGCGAAGTGCGCGAGAAACGGCGTGCGGAGCGGATCGCCAACTACGAACAGTTCATGGATTCGCTCGTGCAGTCGCGCAACTTCCAGTTCAATCCGCAGTCGATGCAGCGCCAGCCGGCGGGGCCCCTGCGCCAGATCATGAATCCCGAGTTCAGCCTCGGCATCTGGGACGGCACGGCCGACATCTGCCTGCCTTATATAAAAGGGTATGTGGCTCCCTACTACGTCACGATCATCAACTACACGGTTTCCGATCTGCAGGGCTACACCACCGAACAGACCCAGGAGGGGTGGATGGTCAGCTTCTCGACCTCGCTCTTCTCGGCCTCGACCTATACCTTCACCCTCGAGATCTTCTCGCGCACGGGCGGGGCGAACCTGACGATCACCAATCCGTGGTACAATCCCGTGCAATATACGGGCACGATTTCGCAGTTCTATTAG
- the uvrA gene encoding excinuclease ABC subunit UvrA, whose amino-acid sequence MEDTIKIYGARVHNLKNVDLEIPRRKLVVITGLSGSGKSSLAFDTIYAEGQRRYMETLSTYARQFVGTMERPDVDKITGLSPVVAIEQKTTNKNPRSTVGTVTEINDFLRLLYARASRAYSPVTGEEMVHYTDERIAELILSGFAGRRIAVMAPVVKGRKGHYRELFETLARKGYIYARIDGEIREISAGMRLDRYKIHTIDLVVDRLVVGGESAERLMTSLREAMRQGKGTMAVYDYGTEQQRFYSRHLMCPSTGIAFEDPAPHTFSFNSPKGACPHCNGLGEEAVFDLEKIVPDPGLSLREGAVEPLGKYRNNLLFAMLEMLGRRYDFTLDDPVSSFSEEGLNAVLYGDSEPLTVDLSEFSSSGGRQFLQWEGVAEYIGRTEDEDSKRGQKWRDQFLIYRKCSVCGGSRLRKEALQFRIDGKNIAEVSAMSIADFSEWVAGIGERMTEKEWRIAQEVVKEIRERLRFLMDVGLGYLSLSRSSRSLSGGESQRIRLATQIGSKLVNVLYILDEPSIGLHQRDNRRLIRSLEELRDAGNSVIVVEHDEDMMRAADFIVDVGPRAGRRGGEIVAAGTFDDILKSGTVTADYLTGRRRIEIPAHLRPGTGGRIVLRGARGNNLKNVTVEFPLGKLVCVTGVSGSGKSTLVNETLRPILSKALYRSFDQPLEYDSVEGIEHIDKLVVVDQSPIGRSPRSNPATYSNVFSDIRKLFEMTPDAQIRGFKAGRFSFNVKGGRCEECRGAGVQTIEMNFLPDVYVRCKACGGHRYNRETLEVKYKGKNIDDVLNMTVNMAVEFFENIPAIHQKLRAIQEVGLGYLTLGQPCTTLSGGESQRIKLASELSKRDTGRTLYILDEPTTGLHFEDIRLLLEVLDKLVDRGNTVIVIEHNLDVIKVADHLIDMGPEGGAAGGRIVACGTPHEVARCPESHTGRFLEKLGL is encoded by the coding sequence ATGGAAGACACGATTAAGATATACGGCGCCCGGGTCCATAACCTCAAGAACGTGGACCTCGAGATTCCGCGCCGCAAGCTGGTGGTCATCACGGGCCTTTCGGGCTCGGGAAAATCTTCGCTGGCCTTCGATACGATCTATGCCGAGGGGCAGCGCCGCTACATGGAGACCCTTTCGACCTACGCCCGGCAGTTCGTCGGGACGATGGAGCGCCCCGACGTGGATAAGATCACGGGGTTGAGCCCCGTGGTGGCCATCGAACAGAAGACGACCAACAAGAATCCCCGCTCGACGGTGGGGACCGTCACCGAGATCAACGATTTCCTGCGTCTGCTCTACGCCCGCGCCTCGCGCGCCTATTCGCCCGTCACGGGCGAGGAGATGGTGCACTACACCGACGAGCGGATCGCCGAGCTGATCCTCTCGGGCTTCGCCGGGCGGCGCATCGCCGTCATGGCGCCCGTGGTGAAGGGCCGCAAGGGCCACTACCGCGAGCTGTTCGAGACCCTGGCCAGAAAGGGTTACATCTATGCGCGCATCGACGGCGAGATACGCGAAATCTCGGCCGGGATGCGACTGGACCGCTACAAGATCCATACGATCGACCTGGTGGTGGACCGGCTCGTCGTGGGCGGGGAGTCGGCCGAGCGGCTTATGACCTCGCTCCGCGAGGCCATGCGGCAGGGCAAGGGCACGATGGCCGTCTATGACTACGGGACGGAGCAGCAGCGTTTCTATTCGCGCCACCTGATGTGTCCTTCGACGGGCATCGCTTTCGAGGACCCCGCGCCGCACACCTTCTCGTTCAACTCTCCGAAGGGCGCCTGTCCCCATTGCAACGGCCTGGGCGAGGAGGCGGTCTTCGACTTGGAGAAGATCGTCCCCGATCCGGGGCTGTCGCTGCGCGAAGGGGCCGTGGAGCCGCTGGGCAAGTACCGCAACAACCTGCTCTTCGCCATGCTGGAGATGCTGGGCCGCCGTTATGACTTCACGCTCGACGATCCCGTGTCGAGTTTCTCCGAAGAGGGGTTGAACGCCGTGCTGTACGGCGATTCGGAGCCGCTGACGGTCGATCTTTCGGAGTTCAGCTCCTCGGGCGGGCGGCAGTTCCTGCAGTGGGAGGGCGTCGCCGAGTACATCGGCCGCACGGAGGACGAGGACTCGAAGCGCGGCCAGAAGTGGCGCGACCAGTTCCTCATCTACCGCAAGTGCTCCGTCTGCGGCGGTTCGCGCCTGCGGAAGGAGGCCTTGCAGTTCCGCATCGACGGAAAGAATATCGCCGAAGTGTCGGCCATGTCGATCGCCGATTTTTCGGAGTGGGTGGCCGGTATCGGGGAGCGGATGACCGAGAAGGAGTGGCGTATCGCGCAGGAAGTCGTCAAGGAGATCCGCGAGCGGCTGCGCTTTCTGATGGACGTGGGGTTGGGCTACCTGTCGCTGTCGCGCTCGTCGCGTTCGCTTTCGGGCGGCGAGAGCCAGCGCATCCGGCTGGCTACGCAGATCGGTTCGAAGCTGGTCAATGTGCTCTACATTCTCGACGAGCCTTCGATCGGGCTGCACCAGCGCGACAACCGGCGGCTGATCCGCAGCCTCGAGGAGCTGCGCGACGCAGGCAACTCGGTGATCGTCGTCGAGCACGACGAGGACATGATGCGCGCCGCCGATTTCATCGTCGATGTCGGCCCCCGCGCGGGCCGCAGGGGCGGCGAAATCGTCGCCGCAGGCACTTTCGACGACATCCTGAAGTCGGGGACCGTCACGGCCGACTACCTGACGGGCCGGCGGCGGATCGAGATTCCCGCGCATCTGCGTCCCGGCACGGGCGGGCGCATCGTCCTCCGCGGTGCGCGGGGCAATAACCTCAAGAACGTCACGGTCGAGTTCCCGCTGGGAAAACTCGTCTGCGTCACCGGCGTGAGCGGTTCGGGCAAATCGACGCTCGTGAACGAGACGCTGCGGCCGATTCTCTCGAAGGCGCTCTACCGCTCCTTCGACCAGCCGCTCGAATACGATTCGGTCGAGGGCATCGAGCATATCGACAAGCTCGTCGTCGTGGACCAGTCGCCCATCGGACGTTCTCCGCGGTCGAATCCGGCGACCTATTCGAACGTCTTCTCCGATATCCGCAAGCTGTTCGAGATGACCCCCGACGCCCAGATCCGCGGGTTCAAGGCGGGACGCTTCTCGTTCAACGTCAAGGGCGGACGCTGCGAGGAGTGCCGCGGCGCGGGCGTGCAGACGATCGAGATGAATTTCCTGCCGGACGTCTATGTGCGCTGCAAGGCGTGCGGCGGCCACCGTTACAACCGCGAGACGCTCGAGGTGAAGTACAAGGGAAAGAATATCGACGACGTGCTGAACATGACGGTCAATATGGCCGTGGAATTCTTCGAAAACATTCCCGCCATCCACCAGAAGTTGCGCGCGATTCAGGAGGTGGGGTTGGGCTATCTGACGCTCGGGCAGCCCTGTACGACCCTTTCGGGCGGCGAAAGCCAGCGCATCAAGCTCGCCTCGGAGCTTTCGAAGCGCGACACGGGCCGCACGCTCTACATTCTGGACGAGCCGACCACGGGACTGCATTTCGAGGACATCCGCCTGCTGCTGGAGGTGCTCGACAAACTCGTGGACCGCGGCAACACGGTCATCGTCATCGAGCACAACCTCGACGTCATCAAGGTCGCCGACCATCTGATCGACATGGGCCCCGAGGGCGGGGCGGCCGGGGGCCGGATCGTCGCCTGCGGCACGCCGCACGAGGTGGCGCGCTGTCCGGAGAGCCATACGGGCCGATTTCTCGAAAAATTAGGTCTTTAG
- a CDS encoding nitrilase-related carbon-nitrogen hydrolase: MDLRIAVLQTDPEWAQPARNLARAGDLVASSGADVALLPEMFATGFCTDPAAVAEPAEGGAILGAMRRWAARCGCAVAGSVAVAAPEGFRNRMYFVEPSGRTTHYDKRHLFSPGGEARGYLPGERRVVVRYRGVRFLLLVCYDLRFPVWSRCRGDYDAILCCASWPASRRDAWRTLLRARAIENQCFVAAANRVGCDPAAHYAGDSALVDFRGRTLAEAGAETCTLTGAFDPAAAGEFREAFPAGRDADEFVLG; encoded by the coding sequence ATGGACCTCAGAATCGCCGTTCTTCAGACCGACCCGGAGTGGGCGCAGCCCGCCCGGAACCTCGCGCGCGCCGGAGACCTCGTAGCCTCCTCGGGGGCCGATGTGGCGTTGCTGCCCGAGATGTTCGCCACGGGGTTCTGCACGGATCCGGCCGCCGTGGCCGAACCGGCGGAGGGCGGTGCGATCCTCGGCGCCATGCGCCGCTGGGCCGCACGGTGCGGCTGCGCCGTCGCCGGCAGCGTCGCCGTGGCCGCGCCGGAGGGTTTCCGCAACCGCATGTATTTCGTCGAGCCTTCGGGACGGACGACCCATTACGACAAGCGTCACCTCTTCTCGCCCGGCGGCGAGGCGCGCGGTTACCTTCCCGGCGAGCGCCGCGTCGTGGTTCGCTACCGGGGCGTGCGCTTTCTGCTGCTCGTCTGCTATGACCTGCGCTTCCCCGTCTGGAGCCGCTGTCGCGGGGACTACGACGCCATCCTCTGCTGCGCTTCGTGGCCCGCGTCGCGGCGCGACGCGTGGCGGACGCTGCTGCGGGCCCGGGCGATCGAGAACCAATGCTTCGTCGCCGCCGCGAACCGCGTGGGATGCGATCCGGCGGCGCATTACGCGGGGGATTCCGCACTCGTCGATTTCCGGGGCCGGACCCTCGCCGAGGCCGGTGCGGAGACGTGCACGCTGACGGGTGCGTTCGACCCAGCCGCAGCCGGGGAGTTCCGGGAGGCGTTTCCCGCCGGACGCGACGCCGACGAGTTCGTTCTCGGATAG
- a CDS encoding CvfB family protein produces the protein MLKAGRTQTLTVSRTTEHGIYLADEEQAEVLLPNRYTSLADKVGDRKEVFVYHDSEDRLVATTEQPLLRVGEAGYLRVVDKTAHGAFLDWGLHGKDLFLPNRNQQGGILIGHSYVVYLYEDNVTGRCVATTKLKSFVNNAPITVAERQRVTLLVASESEIGYRVIVENRHWGMLYRNQLFRPVAVGDRLTGYVRRITGDNRIDVSLQQTGYAQVRDTAGELLQLLRDNGGFLPLNDDSSPEEIARLTRTSKKVFKRSLGVLLKSGEAETTPEGMKLRNNG, from the coding sequence ATGCTCAAAGCCGGACGCACCCAGACACTCACCGTAAGCCGCACGACGGAACACGGAATCTACCTCGCGGACGAGGAGCAGGCCGAAGTGCTGCTCCCGAACCGCTATACGTCGCTCGCGGACAAGGTCGGCGACCGCAAGGAGGTCTTCGTTTACCACGACTCGGAGGACCGGCTGGTGGCCACGACCGAACAGCCGCTGCTGCGCGTCGGCGAGGCGGGATACCTGCGCGTGGTGGACAAGACGGCGCACGGGGCGTTCCTCGACTGGGGACTGCACGGAAAGGACCTCTTCCTGCCCAACCGCAACCAGCAGGGAGGCATCCTCATCGGGCACAGTTATGTGGTTTATCTCTACGAGGACAACGTCACGGGCCGCTGCGTGGCCACGACCAAGCTCAAGAGCTTCGTGAACAACGCCCCGATCACCGTCGCCGAGCGGCAGCGGGTGACGCTGCTCGTCGCCTCGGAGAGCGAGATCGGCTACCGCGTGATCGTCGAGAACCGCCACTGGGGCATGCTCTACCGCAACCAGCTTTTCCGCCCGGTGGCCGTGGGCGACCGCCTGACGGGCTACGTGCGCCGCATCACCGGGGACAACCGGATCGACGTGAGCCTCCAGCAGACCGGATACGCACAGGTGCGGGACACGGCCGGGGAGCTGCTGCAACTGCTGCGCGACAACGGCGGCTTCCTGCCCCTGAACGACGACAGCTCGCCCGAAGAGATCGCCCGGCTCACGCGGACGAGCAAGAAGGTTTTCAAACGGTCACTGGGCGTGCTGCTCAAAAGCGGCGAGGCGGAGACGACGCCCGAGGGCATGAAACTGCGGAACAATGGCTAA
- a CDS encoding class I SAM-dependent methyltransferase, with product MAKINTAERVSREASDNFVFQRSLLAYHAAAERIAGDVLEIGTGSGYGIEVVAPHARRFTTIDKHIPPQELLARTDVAFRQAVVPPLPFADASFDWVITFQVIEHIRRDGEFVREIHRVLRPGGQLIVTTPNAPMSLTRNPWHVREYTAGELRTLLGESFAAVETLGVFGNAKAMAYYEENRRSVQRLLRFDPLDLQHRLPRRLLQLPYDLLNRINRRRLLARNTDLTTSIRMDDYRIGPVGEGCFDLFYIARK from the coding sequence ATGGCTAAGATCAACACGGCGGAACGGGTCTCGCGCGAGGCTTCGGACAACTTCGTATTCCAGCGCTCGCTGCTGGCCTACCATGCGGCGGCGGAGCGCATAGCCGGCGACGTGCTCGAGATCGGCACGGGCTCGGGCTACGGCATCGAGGTCGTGGCGCCGCACGCACGCCGCTTCACCACCATCGACAAGCACATCCCGCCGCAGGAGCTGCTCGCACGGACGGACGTCGCATTCCGGCAGGCCGTCGTGCCTCCCCTCCCTTTCGCCGACGCGTCGTTCGACTGGGTCATCACGTTCCAGGTGATCGAGCACATCCGCCGCGACGGGGAGTTCGTGCGGGAGATTCACCGCGTGCTGAGGCCCGGCGGGCAACTGATCGTCACCACGCCCAATGCCCCGATGTCGCTCACGCGCAACCCGTGGCACGTGCGGGAATATACGGCCGGAGAGCTGCGCACGCTGCTCGGAGAAAGTTTCGCTGCGGTCGAGACGCTCGGCGTCTTCGGAAACGCGAAGGCGATGGCCTACTACGAGGAAAACCGCCGCAGCGTGCAGCGCCTCCTGCGCTTCGACCCGCTGGACCTTCAGCACCGCCTGCCGCGCCGCCTGCTGCAACTCCCCTACGATCTGCTCAACCGCATCAACCGCCGCCGGCTGCTCGCGCGCAACACCGACCTCACGACGTCGATCCGCATGGACGACTACCGCATCGGTCCCGTCGGCGAAGGGTGCTTCGACCTCTTCTACATCGCCCGGAAATAG
- a CDS encoding DUF2795 domain-containing protein, which translates to MYWTLELASKLEDAPWPATKEELIDYAVRSGAPLEVLENLQEIEDEGEIYESIEDIWPDYPSKDDFFFNEEEY; encoded by the coding sequence ATGTATTGGACACTTGAACTGGCATCGAAACTCGAAGATGCTCCCTGGCCTGCCACGAAAGAAGAGCTGATCGACTACGCCGTGCGGTCGGGAGCGCCGCTCGAAGTGCTCGAGAACTTGCAGGAGATAGAGGACGAAGGCGAAATCTACGAATCCATCGAAGATATCTGGCCCGACTACCCTTCCAAAGACGATTTTTTCTTCAATGAGGAGGAATATTGA